The region GACCCCGCTCACCTTGGACCAGAAGTCCTGGGTCTGGTACGCGATTCAGAAGCCGTACCGGCTGTCGCTGAACTACGAGGTCCGCGTCGTCAACCTGGACTCCGCCGTCGAGACCCCGGTCCGCCCGGTGCACAGCCGGGTCATCAGCGGGACGGCGATGCCATGAGCCGCTTCGTACCGCTGGAGCGGTCGACGCTCCACAGCCCGGTCTGGTTCATCCCCTTCGACGACTACGCCCGGGGGGTGCGCGGCGCCGGGGTGACGGTCCAACTGGACCGCTACGAGGACGGCGACTGGCTGCCGCTGGACGACCTGGCGGTGCGCACCCCCAGCGCCGCCTTCGCCTATCCGGGTCTTGGCCGGTGCGCCGAGCCGTGGGCGAAGCGGCCACGGCGCCACCGGGCCCGCTTCGCGGCCGCCGGCTATCAGCCGCTGTATCCGGCCGACGGCCAGCCGTTCTCGGCCGCCCTGGTGGGCGTCGAGTTCCTGGTGCACCCGTATGACGACGCCCACCCGCCGCCGGTGGTGACCGAGCCGCGGCTGGTCCGGCTGCTGCCGAGCGTCTCCTTCCCCTACCCGACGGGTCTGCGCACGGTGCACGGCGCCGTGATCGACGCGGCCACGCGGGCGCCGGTCGCGGGCGCGCTGGTCGAGGCCAGGGGACGGACCAGCCGGGACCTGACGCCATGGCATGAGCGCACCCTGTCCGACGCCACGGGCGCCTTCCGGCTGGCCCTGCGGTGGGAGGGCGAGAAGGCCGAAGAACACGCCGTCGAGGAGATATTCCGCTTGCAGGCCACCGAGCGGCCGGGCCGGACCGGATCGCTGGTCGTGCGGCTGCCCCAGGACATCGAGCGCCGGCACGTCATAGAGATCCGCGAGAGTTAAGGAGCCGTCCATGGCGGAGTATCTGAGCCCCGGGGTCTACATCGAGGAGATCGATGCGGGCCCACGGCCGATCGCGGGGGTGAGCACCAGTACGGCGGGTATGGCCGGGGTCACCGTACGCGGTCCGTATACCGGCAAGCCCAAGCTGGTCACCAACTTCCTGGAGTTCCAGAACACCTTCGGCGGATTTCTCCGTGAGCCGGACCCGCTGATCCGGGACACCTGGGCGAACGACCCGGCGGAAGGCGGCCGTTGGTGGCTGTTCCCGCTGGCGGTCAAGGGCTTCTTCGACAACGGCGGCCAGCGGCTGTACATCAAGCGGGTCGCCAGCAGGCAGGCGAGCCCGTCCTCGGGCGTGCTGGGCCACGGCCTGGTGAGCCCGGTCGCCCGCGACGCCGCCAAGGGCGCGACCCGTCTGGAGCTCGGCCACCTGATCGGGTTCTCCGGCGTCGG is a window of Streptomyces violaceusniger Tu 4113 DNA encoding:
- a CDS encoding carboxypeptidase-like regulatory domain-containing protein — translated: MSRFVPLERSTLHSPVWFIPFDDYARGVRGAGVTVQLDRYEDGDWLPLDDLAVRTPSAAFAYPGLGRCAEPWAKRPRRHRARFAAAGYQPLYPADGQPFSAALVGVEFLVHPYDDAHPPPVVTEPRLVRLLPSVSFPYPTGLRTVHGAVIDAATRAPVAGALVEARGRTSRDLTPWHERTLSDATGAFRLALRWEGEKAEEHAVEEIFRLQATERPGRTGSLVVRLPQDIERRHVIEIRES